The Triticum aestivum cultivar Chinese Spring chromosome 5A, IWGSC CS RefSeq v2.1, whole genome shotgun sequence genomic sequence GCAGCTCTCTTCTTATTCTTGAAATATACAGATGAAGAAAGATCTTTGCGAGGTTAGATTGGTAGAGTACTTTAGGCTTCTTTTTGTTTAACTTGATTTCTTGACATTGAGTTATTGCAGGTGCGACAAAGTTGGCTGTTCATGTCTTGCGCATATGTCAAGCAAATATTGAATCTAACGTTACTGATCAGATAAAATTGCCAACACTCTTTGGTCTCCTTCACCTGCTCAGTAGCAAAAAAGCATACAACAATGTCCTTCTTCGCCATAATGTGTTCTGCATTTTGCAAATTGCTGCTGGAAGGTTAGTAATTGTTACTTAGGTTGACACATTCTCTCATGTTTAATTGTTATATTGCTAGATGCAACCTTTGCATATATGTTGGCTTTCCTGAAATGGGATACAAATTAATGAAGTGTACTCAACATGATTTGTTAAACTGCAAAGCTATTTGGCGTGTTCTTGAGTTGTGCCAGTTAGTATCCTTAGTTATTATTATGCTAAGTAATGCATGATTCTGCTAAGAAAAGATAATGCATGATCAATGCTAATTGTTACCTACTTTTCCATTTTTATTTCGTGGTACAGCCAGCTGGAATTTTGGTCAATATATATGGTCATTTAAAAAAAGACGAGGCAATGTTTCATTAGTGTATTAAGGACAAATCTGCAAGTCATTGAGCATTCCTTCCAACATAAAATATGTTTTGCTGTATATTGTACCCTTGTACTGATATATCTCCTATTTCAGGTCTCCAACACTGTATGGAGTTCCAAAGTTTGTCGCCCCCTCTCCACTGGTCCAGGAGATATCATTTGATCAGCATACTAAAGCCGATTCCTCGGTTCCTCAACTATCAAGGCCTCAAGAACCTTCCACTAGCACTCCTAGTGTCCGTGAGGTCTTACCTGCCACTGGACCTTCCAAAGATGCCGATAACATATCTAACTGCAGTGAGAGAAGGAATGTTGTCAAAATTAGGGTTAGGCGTAGTGCATCATCCAGTAAAGCAGATGGTGCTGATCACCAAGATCATTCACATGGTGGAAGAAATGAAAACGAAGCGGGTCCTTGTAGTTCTATGTCTGTGGATGCCCCTATGGTTGGAGCGCCAAATGAGCCACCGACCACAAGTAATCATAATATTGAGGAGCAGAACTCATGTCATGACCGTGAATCAAGGATGTCCGCAAGCGTGAGCAACGCCAAAGTAATGGACACGTATGAAATCTCCAAGGAACTGCAGTGTACAGCCGATTCAAGGATAGATGCTGCTGATTCAAGGCTAGATGTGGTTCCCAAGGATGAGTTCTCTCCTGTCGTCAATGTGCGGGAAGATGTGGATAAGCCTGGCAGTCAGCTTGAAAGAGTATCCACCAGCTACGTTGGAACCCAAGCTCCAGACTCCGTCAATGGGCTGCACTCTAAAGAGAAGAAGAGAAAGGACAAGAAAGATAAGAAGCGCAACCGAGATGAAAAACGAGACAAGAAAGATGACCCTGAGTACCTGGCAAAGAAGCGCctcaagaaagagaagaaaaagatgGAGAAAGAGTTGGCTCGAAAGCAGAAGGAAGGTGACAGAGCTTCTTCTCAGCAAGATATAGTAGTGAAACCCTCCGACTCGCAAGGAACTGTGGCAGCAACGCCACCGGCTCCAGAGCAAAGTGCCGAGCCCCAGGTTTCGAACAAGGATGCTGCAGTAGACACGGCACGGACGCTGAcgccgccgccgaccaagaaaataAAGATAAAATTCAAGCCCTTGAAGAAGATAGGCTAATAAGCGGAGTTGTAAGTTATCCTACCTAGATGGTCCTCACTCCACTATTTGTGAGGATTGAATTGCTGTGCAGTAGAAAAGAAACAGGCGAGCGGTAGATTGTACGATGAGCGGCCATATTTTTTTTTTTGTGAATGGCTAATGTATCTTGTAAAACAACAACTGCCCCAGTAATTTCTGGGGAGTAATTCAGATGAAGCTGTAGGGGTGGGCAACTTAGGGCGACGGAGAGCGCCCCATTCTGTGATATCTCCCGGTCTTACGGTCCTGGATGGTGCAGTGCAGTTCTGTTCTGTTCTGTTGACAAGGCTTTTCACTTGTATGCTGATAAATTTTGCCTGCATTGCAATGGTTTGTCATTTTTTATTTAATAATGTTGCTTTCCATTTTTATTGCCCCCGGCAAGGTCCGGGCAAGCAAATCCTTCTCGAAATAGCAAACTGAATGCCGATAAAGCTCCCAGTAACCAAACGGCGAGCAAACCACACGGGTTCTTGCCAAGAAAGGGAAATAAAGCGATGGCCTTATCCAGGAAATGCGGTTTTCCAGCCCGTGCAATGAGTCCAAAGCTAACAAGCACACGAGCAGCAAGAGCCAACGGGCCGGGGCCCCCCGCGTCGCTCTCGCAGATCACGAACAAAAGAGCTCCTGAACGAAGCCCGCCGGCGCACGATGGTACATGGAGCAGCAGCATCAGgcggcgccgcctccgccgccgcgcggGCAAGCAGAGGCGCGCCGGGGACGTGGAGGCGGGTGCGGagggcggcgcgggaggcggctgcgcacgcgctgctgctctgcttcaCCACCCTCCTCGCCTTCAAGCTCGACGGCGTTCTCCTCTCCCGCTCCTGGTGGTAAGTCAGTCGACCACCCCCAACCCCCTACCCTAGCTATGGTCACACTTTCTGCCAGTCCACAATAGTTCTCGGCGAGAGTTTGGGCGGGCACCTGAAACCGTGCGTCACTTTGTGTTGTGCACTCTGAATCTTGTGTGCAGTTATAGCAACCCTGAGGTAGTTAGATTGAGCATGCTGGTCTTTTCTTCTTTCCGATGCTTTGTTTAGAATTTATAGCTGAGGACGACGACAGTAGGAAGTACTAGCTGGCACGTTATAGATGGAATGGAAAGCTGCAATCCAATTGAACATGCAGATTCGGGTCTCAACGGGTTGGGAAATGATGTATTGGCATTGGTGATTTGAGAACATCCCTGTAGAAAATTTGTACGGGGCAACAGCCTAGCTGTCTTATTGGGGATCTTTTTTTCCAGAAAGTGCAAAAAGTTTTTTCTTCGCAATCCATTGACAGATAGGAAACAGTGTTATAAGGTCTACAAATAGGTGATTCCAATGCCACACGCGCCACCTCCTAAGTGCCAAGCTCCGACCTGAACCATGCCCGGACCGTGCAATACTCATGGACGCACTTCCGCACTGATTTTATCGAACAGCATGGCAGCCTCAGGCCTGACCCCATTCAAGACGGCAGCGTTTTGCTGGTCTTCCAGATCCAGCATGCAGTGAGCATTAACACCAAGGATAAGCCCTTTCTCTGCAAGGATGAGGTTGCGTCCACAGCTGATTGCCATGAGAAGACTAGGCGTTGATCAGACCCAAGAGAGTGTCATATTGGTGATTTGGTATATTCTTTTGTCCAATTGAGTAGCAGCTAAGACCATGTGCTTACTGTCCATCTTTCATTATTTTTCCTCTCCTGATAATGTGCTGTTGGCCTCGAGTTCTAGTATTGTGCTGCATGGTTATCACAGGCATGTATGTATGTGTTCATTGCACATTACTCGCTAATAGCCatcggaatatttaaaaaaaaataaagcCATCAGAGGGGAATTGAGCGGTAACTGGTCTTATAAATCGGGTTCCAGCTATTTTTCTGATAAAAAAAGCTGAACAACTTGCTTTCGTCTTCATTGCCCAATTATATCAAGCTGTACTTCGTCTGGTGATGAACTGAGGGCAACCCTCTGCATGTTAAATTTTCAAAGTGCTCAACAAATCTGCAGGGTGCTTTTCATTCCTCTGTGGTTATTCCATGCTGCCGTTGTTCGGTATAGATTCTCATTGCCTGCTCCTTCGTTGCTTCAAAATTACCAGGTGTGTCTGTTAGCTTTGCTCCAAATTCATTCTTTCATTCTGAAGTTGAAATGTCCAGCAGCAAGTAAATTAGACTATTCAACTTTACAGCGGATTCCATGCCATTCCATTGTTGCCACACCCTTGCTAGTTGCTTTTGAACTTCTTCTCTGTATCTACCTTGAAGGTATTAATGGTGAATCCAAAGCTTATTGTGAATTTATCCAAAAAAACGCATTCGTTTTTGTTTGTCTCTGTATTTTCATTTGCCAGTTGAGTGTGTTATCTGTCATCTGCAGGCCAGGGTGAACCTTTTCTAGATTTAAAGCTTGTTTTCCTTCCACTCCTGGCCTTGGAAATTATTATGTTAGTTGACAATTTCAGGTAACTGACAATTCTTCAGGCCAAAACTGTAATTGTACTTATATTGTATGTATCACTATTGGAAATTTGCTAGAATCCATCAAAAAATTGGTGTTTCCAATTTTATCCAAGTCACTCAATGTTCTAAGATTTTAAACACCTCTATGTCCAATCAACATTGGCTTAGTTTGGGGCCAGGGTGGGCCCCCTCCTCGCAAATCAATATCTCATTATTATGTACCAACAAATCTTCACGTACTAAGTCAATACACTGTTGATTGCCCCCAGCTTGATATCCAGTTAAGCTCTTCCACTGCCAATCAATGACTATTAATTAACATTTTGCAGGTTTATGAACTTCAGTTTCGCGCATTACAAATAATATTTTGGATAACATTCTGTACTACAATTGTATTTTAAACTTGCGATGGTTTCAATTCAATGTTCCTACTGCCTAGCCAAGTAGCCATGATAAGATGTCACTATGATGCAAACTGATGGACCTCTGTTGCACAATACATTTTTGTCAGCAATAATCCGACCTGTACGATGTCATTCTCACTCAATGTCTCACATTGTAGAAACTGCTGAACAGTGATATAATCTTATTGAATTAATAAGCACATGATAATAACTTAGTAATTGATGGTTTTCACTTATATACTTGTTTCTGGCTGCTAGGTTGCTGAATACCTTTACGGGATGCTATTTGCTAGTATATTATTGACTAAATTGTAATGTGAACACATGACTGGACGTCTTTGAGTGACCAATTCTCCATTTCAGAAACTATGTTGTAAAGAATACTTTAGCTAACATTTCTAGTTGTTTTGTTGTGCTTCCTATCTTTTCCCATTCTCATTAGGATGTTTGGTGCTCTAATGCCTGGACATGGGGAAACAATCACTGATGAAGAGATATGGGATAGGCTTCCTGTAAGAATCCAGAGTACACATTGCACCTGCGTTCTGTAACTTTTGGCCTGTGTTGGCTTGTTCTCCTACCTTTTAACCGAATCAACTAAACCTACAAGCCTTTTCATTTCAGTAGAAATCATTTCCCCGAACTGCAATTTGTGGATAAATGTTGCTTTGTCCAACAAAGTGATGTGTGTTAATTCTAGACATACTTGTATACATGTACCATAATGTAATTAAAAACACTAGATATCAATGTTGATTACCGGATAATATTTTGTGAAGACTTAGCCTTAACCATTACTAACAGCTTCATATTTCCTTAGCACTTCTGGGTTGCAATTTCCATGGTGTTTCTACTAGCAGCTACTTCACTCATGCTTCTCAAGCTATGCGGTAAGCTATACGAATACTATTAAGTGTGGTCCAGTTGTGCTGTTTGGCATTATATATGCCCCCCCTCTTTCTACGAGATTATATCAGTGTATCTAGCTTAGGTACTTTTCTGCTGGATTCGCACagtaattttttgaggataactaGTTTACAAGTAGTAGCATCCATAGTCAAACATGTTAAGAAGCTGAAGCACTTAGCCATAGGTCAGAATACTGTAGTGGGCCTCTTTGATTAGCAGGATTGTAGAAgcgcaggaataggaaaaaacacagGATTGGAATGGCACGCCCATTTGAATCCTACagaatttgagtttgtttgattgcatCACAAGAAGTTGGAGTAGATGCTAGATTTGCTGTGGAATGTAGTACAAATGTTTCCTTAGGAAAAAGTTCTATaggattcaatcctacgaatcaaaaggccaacgtaggaaaaattcctaagggttCTACTCCTCCAAAACTCTTGTGAAAATcttttgaatcaaagaggccctaacaTTTGAATCGGCTAAGTTATATTATTTTCCACAGGTGATGCAGTTACTCTGGGGTGGTGGGATTTATTCATTAACTTTGGGTAAAAAAGATATCCTGTCATTTTAAGTTACAGTATAATTCCATGGAGCAGTCCTCACTAATTACTTGATGACAAAATTTACAGGATTTCCCAGTGCTTTGCTTTTCTTGTCTGCATAAGGTGGTCCAATCCAATGGTCGGTATACAGCCAATCCTTGGTATAGCAATAAATTCATTGTGCAGGAACAGAGTGTGCAACTGAAACGATAACATTTCATTATTCTCCAAAAGGGATCCTGATGTAGACAAACCATGTGTTGTGCAGGATATTGGTGGCCCTGTACTGATAATTCCTATCGTAATTTCTCAAGTTCTCCTATGTATGCGCTTAGAGGTCTGCTCTGTTCCATTTTTCCAAATGTTTTTTCCCTTCAAAATTGATTGGTAGCATTATTTACCACCTTTCTGTGCTTTCAACTTCTGTTCAATGTGATACGGCATATGTAATCTGTGAGCTGACTGCCAACATCCTATGTATTCTGTCCTGCACATAGAGCTGTTCATTCCATTTTTTGTTAAGCTTGTAGTCACCTAGTGTCTGTGAAGGCCAATATGATTATTAACTCTATGTTGAAATACTGTTCAACTGCTAGTCTAAGTACATCTTgtctgtctatattctgtgcagggTACTCCATCTTATGCACGGTTTATTCCGGTTCGAGCTATTTTCTCACCTATATTTTTGCTCCAAGTGGTTGCTGTACTGTTTGCCGTTTGGAGATTCTTTGAAAGGCTTGTTATTAAATTGCAAGATGGAGTTGTTAGTGAAGGATATATTTCTGTCTCATCAAAGATTGATGAGTTGTTTATGATGGTACAATATGGTTCAAGGTTCTAAATGCCCTCTGTTTTCTCACTTCATTACCTCAGTCCCTCCTAAGTTTTAATTGGATTCTCATATGGTTAATTTGCACTGCTGTTCAGGCTCATTACGTGGTCTATTGACGAAGATAGCAAAGAGGAACAAGCACATTTATGCTATACAAATAACATTGGGTATTCACCACATAATTCTATCTAGTTGTGAATTATGTAAATATTTGGATTTATAGGTCACCAGTGTTATTTATTGTATATGCCATGTCTGCTTGTCTACAGATGCATCATTTGTACATAAATCTATGAGAAGCTAGAAAACATAAATATTCAAGTAAACACTGCCTATATGGAGGTCACTGCCTCTTAAAACAGAATGGCAGCAAATCATTTTTCTTATTGTTGCTGTGTTTCACCCTTTTTGGGTAGGGGGACTGCCGGACTGGGGGACATGTAGTAGTGCGCTGCAGAAGTGCATCAGGATGAAAGATGTGGGTCTGTGTCTTGTtgagagaggagaggagaagacaagataatcaTCACTATCTAAAAGAACTTACTACGTTGAGCCCATAGTCGAATATGGAGGATGTCATCTAATGTTACATTATCTGAATTATGGGCAAACtaatcaactactccctctgtaaactaatataagagcatttagattactaaagtagtgatctaaacgccctTATATTAGTTTGCGGAGGGCGTACAAGATAATAAAACCGATTGTTTCAATACAGTTCAACTGGGAACCATTCAGAGATAAATACATTTAATTCAATTGTCTGCTCTTTCATCATTAACTAAAAAAGATCACCTATGCATGTGTATCTTGAATCATGTGTATTTAGATAACAAGATGGCTAATCACTTTAGAACCATTATAAATACTTCCAGGACAGTTGAAGTCTTCCATTAATTGGTCTTGTTATTTGTCTGCACCTTTGCAGGTATAGTACATTTTGCAGTTATCCCCCCGAGATGGTAAAAGAGATGCCGAAAAAAGTTCTTGTCAAAGAGGTTATTAATTTTTTAATATTCTCTGCACTAgcttatttgtttgcatggagCTAATTAGTCATGTATACTTTCAGATACAGAGACTTCAGTTAGCATTGGGAGAGCAAAGCAAAATGGCAATGCTTAGCCAACAGCAGTGTGAGAGGCTGAAGAATGTATGCTTGTTTCCCCCATTTGAAAAAAAGGATCAATAAGTATTACTTCTGTACCAAATTACTTATCTTAGATTtctctagatatggatgtatctaacactaaaacgtgtctcgatacatccgtatgtagacaaatctaagacaagtaattcgggacggagggagtacatcttaaGAATGTCTAGCAGGGTTTTCTCTGGTTTGCTGGTGTGCtgcaagtttgcaacaacaaataTTGGCATTATTGCATTTTAGAATGTTCAGCTAATTTAAAAAGTCCAATGCCATTGCAATATGACTGGGAGAGACTATATCTCATCATGAAAGAACCACTGTAAAACTTAAGATGCAATACATAATTCTGATTAATTTTGACCGGAACAATTTCAGCGAGCTAATAATACTTCTGATAATTTGTCCATAAATACAGGAACGAATCTTATGTCGAATTTGCTTTGAGAGGTACATCTGCATTGTTCTGCTTCCATGCCGCCATCATGTTCTATGCGAGTAAGATTCCTTTTCATTAACTAATATGCCCGTGCTCTGTACGTTCACAGGTTATTACTTTGAAGCTCTGAAGCTACATACTGATATATGCGCGTTCATATTTATCTGCAAATGTCCAACCTTCTCTTTTTTGTTGTTCTCGCAGACCTTGCTCTGACAAGTGCCAATCATGCCCGATTTGTCGAGTGCCTATTGAGACCAAGTTATCTGTTAATGATGCAGTGAATTCAGACGATCCATTAAGTGACATTGTCTAGAAGCTGACATGTTGGCCATAGCATTAGAACTTCAACTTCTGGTGTCAGCAGCAACACACTGATTGCCGGCATAGGAAGATAAACTATTCTGGCTTTGAAGTTGAAAGGAAAGCTAGAATAAGTTGCGGCTCAGAACAGAGGACATGAAAATCAAGAGCCGTACCGCGTGCGCAATCCCTCTTCTCGAGTGACAGTATTACAGAAAGAAAGTGCGAGCGGTTGATTCTCTCTCACCCATATATGGCGGCAGCACGAATAGCCACTTGAACCACTGAATTTCCTGGCAAAGGCTGCCAGACGTGTTGCACCTGGACAGTTTCTGAGGAAGGGTGGTTCTTATATAGAGTAACTTCTTAACAGCTGACAGGGGGGTCACTTCAGGTTGTTTGAACTGTTGTTTTCAGGGTCCAAACTATAACTTTCATTTCATCAGTTCAGACGAGTTTATCCGCTGTTTGCAGCAAAGCCGCCCCGCTCTTTCCAGTGTAGCTAGTTGTTACCCATCTTTCTTGTGAACATGCATTTGCTGCCTAGTACCTTGGTGCACATATATGGATAGGTAAGGCAATAATGGGTTCCCCAGTTTCTCACCCCAGGTTTCGCCGTCGCGGCGGAAAGCTTTGGTCGCTGGTCCTGTCAAATGATGAGAGCCATTGCTCGTGCAGGCacgtcggccgcatcatgcgcggGCCTTTCTCCTGCTCGCCGGAAAGAGGAGCTTTGCTGTACGAGAATGGGCGCGCAAGTCAACATTTGTGGCCGCGATCGACCTCTCACCCCTCCCGTCAGGTTGCCATGAAATGATTCGGCATGTCTTGTGGCCTGCAATGCTCTTTGCAGATCGAGGGGCTTTGCTTTGCTAGGTGCATTGCCCCGCGTGGCGGAAGGACGGGTCGCGCTCCGTTGGTGCGTTCCTTGTCCGCGCCGTTGCTTTCTTTCCAGGTCCAGGTCGCCTCCCTCTGGTCGTTGCTTGTGTAGACCTGCTTTTGTGCTGCCTCCGTCTttgtgtgatgatgatgatggtgatgcatGTGCCCCCGCAAGGTGGCGGCAAGCCAAGCCAAGCCGCATCTGGACTCGATGCCGGAAGCTGGCTGGCCCTAGGTCCAACTCAGCACATGTCTTGCTCGTCTTTGTTTATCTGGACTGGATGGCTCACTTGTACTTGCAAGGTTAAGGACTAGTGGTTAGCGATGAAGTAAATGAAGTGGGTCTTGCGGCCGGTCCCTAACTAGGACgaagatgatgatgaacggaacggagGCACCACCTGTAGCATCTGGTTTGAGAACATCTCACATCCTAAATGCGTGACTATGAAATAAACCAACTCTAGTTGCACATCCTTTGACGGCCATGCGCAAACCGCCCAACTGTGGTTGCACCCGCAAGCCATGCAACTCAAGATGCGCATCTCATGAAAAAATAAATCCTGAACGCGCATTTCTCCTATGCCTAGGAACTTATTTTAGGTGAGCACAAACAAATATGGATACTGTGGTGGAGATGCTGTTAGCTAATCGGGACTGGTCATCAACATCATGTCTCGCACCCGGGTTGGTGCGGTGTGACGCTCTCTAGCGTTGACGCGTGGACCTCGCAACAGGATAGGACACAGATGGTTACCACCATCACAGCTCGGATTCCAGCTAGCCCTAACCAGCGGGATAGTGTGCGTCGACTTGGACCCGACTGCTGCGCGGCACAATCATTTTGCACGACCATAGACCATAGTAGTAGTAGTTTGGTTTTCCTAGAGCACGTACGCGCATGGCAGAGTGTGATGGATGGAATGGAATGTAATCAGTGGCAAAAGGAGACCGGTCGAGGCGAGGTCAAGCAAAGCAAAGCAAAGGCGCGCGTGCCGTCGTCAAGTCGACccagcacgcacgcacgcacgcacggttCATTGTTTTTGAGATAGCTAACCACTTATGTCAAGTGGTCACGCACGCACGGTTCGTCTCGTACCCAATATCGATCGATCGATCCGTCTCGTCTCGA encodes the following:
- the LOC123103715 gene encoding uncharacterized protein, with amino-acid sequence MVHGAAASGGAASAAARASRGAPGTWRRVRRAAREAAAHALLLCFTTLLAFKLDGVLLSRSWWVLFIPLWLFHAAVVRYRFSLPAPSLLQNYQRIPCHSIVATPLLVAFELLLCIYLEGQGEPFLDLKLVFLPLLALEIIMLVDNFRMFGALMPGHGETITDEEIWDRLPHFWVAISMVFLLAATSLMLLKLCGDAVTLGWWDLFINFGISQCFAFLVCIRWSNPMDIGGPVLIIPIVISQVLLCMRLEGTPSYARFIPVRAIFSPIFLLQVVAVLFAVWRFFERLVIKLQDGVVSEGYISVSSKIDELFMMVQYGSRLITWSIDEDSKEEQAHLCYTNNIGYSTFCSYPPEMVKEMPKKVLVKEIQRLQLALGEQSKMAMLSQQQCERLKNERILCRICFERYICIVLLPCRHHVLCEPCSDKCQSCPICRVPIETKLSVNDAVNSDDPLSDIV